The region CCCAAACCGAAGGGATGGTAGAGGACCAAGGCCGGAAAGGTAGTGAGAGGAGGTGGCGTCAGCACATCTCTGTCAAATACCAAAGCCATCGTGAACAGAGCAAATATCATGAAATGTGCATCTCATTGGATCCATAGGCTGATCTGACTACACCCATCATGACAGTCTATCCCGGTATTCAACCTTGCAGCGAGCTAATTCTTTCCCGTCGGAAAATAATcacaaagaagaagaggttggcaCTGCCCTTCTCAACCGCCAAGGTGAACTTGACATCTGTCGAATGTTCCTTGTTACCCCATTGATAGAGAGGCCCTTTCTTGGTCTCATGCGACAACTCACCATACCATCTACAGGCTAGTTCGCTATTAGCCATAAAATGCCACATAAATATGCACCGGATAGGAAATTTACTTCGCTTGTTGAAATAATAGGGCGGGATCTCCTCTGTGCAGAGCCAAAGCTTGTGCGTAAGCCTGAGAGACGTAAGATGTGTCATCAACGTATGTCTGGACTCAATAGTTCTCGTAGGGGTAGCGTCCGTGTGTCGACCGAAGGTCCAACATCCACCTCGCTGTCGCCATCTTCCCCGGTCGACCGGGCCCAAAATGTTCCGCGGCAAGTATCCAAGCGTCCCATGACTACAAAGAATCTTGAAAATGCAATCTGCTCGAGGATCGGTAGTGCGAGGTACAGGGGTGCACCTATGGAAGCCGAATTCGAGGGGGTGCAACGCACGTGGCTACGGACCGGCCCAGATGCGCACGTCTGGAGAATGAAGATATGGTGTTGTCGATGAGGATTTTCTGTGGGGGAAAAGTCTGAACATCGTGTCGATAACCTGAGATCTGACCTGCAGGTCCACCTGCTGGCGGCACACAGACGCGAATATATCGAAGAACCCCCCGCTTGTGCACATTGTCCACGTAGCTGGGCGAATTAGCACGCCAATATAATGGGACTGTCCGAATACTTGGTTGATTTGGTTCGGCATGTAGAAGATGAGTCCCACATCCCAAACCGGTGAGCCGCTTGGTGCCCGACTTCTGTGTTGAGGTAGCTTACTACCAACCTTGCGCGACTGGACCTCTCAACTCATGCATTGGGGTCCTACTATCTGTTGGGATAGCCAATGATTAACTGCTAGGGAAATGTTTCATTTCAGATCTCTGAATTAGTGTTTTCTACCCTgagtggtgggttgggatgCATATTCCCATGTCACCTTGGCGTCCTCGGGGTCGCCTCACCCGAGTCTACCTGGGGAACAGCGGCTCCAAAACCACACGGGATCCCTTGTACCACCAAGATCACATTCATAACATTCAAAACAGTTTGAGATATGGAGAAACAACTCGCGGCCGCCGGCTTGAATCTGGACAGCAATACTTCAGTCCGCATGATTATCGTGATGGGTGTTACGGGGGCTGGGAAAAGCCACTTCATCAACAAACTCGCCGGCAAAAAAAGTCACAGATGAAGGAAACTCACTTCGTTCCTGTACGTACAACATTGCACACCCACTTGTCTTCACCATTACTTATTCCTTGCAATAACAGGTACGTATTGCTGTCGGCCGTTGTTGATCGAGATTGGCTCGAAGCCAGTTCTGGTGCTTGACACGCCTGGCTTTGATGACTCTGGCAGAAACGTCGAGACAACTGAAGGGCTGGACGGAGGGATAGGTGGCGATAGAGCTACGAACGTTGCCAAAGCCTACGACATCCGGCCGTTTCTTCCCGACAGCTATCACGGCGCTATCCCTCACACGACACGGTCATCAAGAGTCACGATTGGCAAGCGCATCCCACTCGGAAAGCTGAAAGACCTTGACGACAGCCTTGAGATTCTGGCCCACACCTCGAACAGACATGAATTACGCAAGGGGTTTGTATCGATCTGGGACAGAACGGGAATGGAACGTGAAGCTAATTAAACGTGATCTGTAGATGCCGCTGCAGTGCAACTCGCTCAGAAACTCGACGGACTCCCGCTTGCTCTCTCGACTGCCGGCGCGTATCTCGATAACGTGGCGACGAGTTTTGTTGAATACCTTCAGATGTACCAAAGAGTCGTGGCTGGTGTCTTGAACAACAGTGATGCAATGATTTAGGAAGTCACAGAGATAATAATGATAATTATGAATGTCCAGTACATAACTATAATACAATGCTTCTGGATAGATCGGTAGGTTTCCCTTCCAGTGATCGTATGATCAATTCCCTTTTCAGCTAGCTTTCTAACTGAACCCCTTCCGTTTCCCAAGCTCGGCACAGCTCTCATGACCTACACCTTTTCTAATACTCAGGATTCACCCTACCCGAACACTGACATTGATCGGAAGCAAACAAGACTCCCATTCCCAAAGACGCGCAGATTGCGCTTGGCGGGCACGTACACCTGTGCTGCCTGAGCTTGCTATGATCTGAATCGGATCCCCAGCTGACCCATCCTTCGACCTGGTGTGCCAAGAGATGGCCTCGTTAAATTAATACGTGATCCCTTCGCTTCAGAGATAATCTTCAAGATTATTCCAATTTATCAAATGGACGGGGCCGATTATGGTGGTGACTCTCGATTGATCGGCGGGCTTATCGCTGTGGGCGACCTCTCTTCCGAGCCAGTCAAGCCGGCAGGCAAGTGAGTTCATCCAAGAAGTGATACGGACATGGCTTGCAATGCCGCGGACAGGATCAAAAGTAATGACAATACAGTGTATAATCAGACTACACAGGTTTGTTACACATTTTACTTCTTGAAATACCATCCACACCCCTCCCAGCTTTCCCTCTTTTGCCCTAGAACTCCCCGATTACCCCCTTTGCCAAATATCCGCATCAAGTCCCACGCCATCACTCACCACACGGATCTCTCCCATACCGCGCGCCTATCCCAAAAGCCCTCAACTTCCTTTTCACCAACATCATAACTTGAGCTGCCTGTCCACGGTAAGAACCAAAGCGAAGCTCTACAGTGGCCCATCCCTCAACTTTATGGCGGTGGGCAACCACCTCTTCCATCTGAAACTCAATCCCGTGAGACACAAAAACTCTCTCCAGGTTTCTGTACTCCAAAAAGTGCGCCGGCCCACTGATAACAACAACCCTTGTATTCTCTCTCGGTGTCTCTTTCTGTGCCACTCTGATCCGGTTAGGCCTCACGCGCGCCATTCTCCCCTTGACCAGCCAGCCCCCAGCTTGACTCTCATCGCCATACGAGGCCAGAAACCGCTGGGCTGATTGAACATCGAagaaagtaattttcgctGCGGCAGAAGTGTGACATCGAGTAGAAGTAGAGTCTGGGTAGTTAATGACCGTGGCCCAGATACGACCCATTTTGCGGATGCATCCTAGGAGACCCTTGGTATCGATGTCGGATGGCAGCCCGGTCACCTAGACCGAGGTGTTCAGGTGGTCATCTATATCTGCTGACCAGTTCGCCTCGCAGGCGGGATTTCCTTCGTAATTCGCCGACATTCCTGGCGGGCGAGGTGCAGGAGACAGGGCGGGTTGAATGCCCATCGAGAGGTGGGGATGACTGGCAGGTGGCATgagatgttgatgatggagggtCGGTTCTTGGTGGTACTGTCTCACGAGGGATTCGTTATCATGACCATGAACAATGATGGGTTGGAAAGTGGCTGCACTGCTTGGTTCTCCGTGTGTACCTGTAGAGCGGGTGTTGTTGCGCTCATAATACTGACTCGGAAGGCAAATGGGGTCGGTGCTATCGCAGCTAGGATCGGTTGAGTACTGCGTAGAAAACAAAAGGTCAGCCAAGTGATCCCCGAGATTAGTAGGGAAGATTGTTGCCATAAGTTCACATGAAGCGCATAGAATGATGACAAGTCTGTTGAGGGAGTCCTCAAGACCCAGTTATCAGCCTCATATCTCCAGACCGCTACGCAAGGACTGGAGACCATGCTGTGGCTGACTTCAGAGAGGTGATAAAGATGGGGGTTCATCTTGGGCGTGTCGGTCGATAGCGGGAGTGGACATTGGGAGATCTGGCAACCAACGGTCAAAGGCACACGGTAGCTGTTTAGATCGTAGAAATCAGAGACCCTCATCTGATGGATATGCGATTGATGACGCTGGTTGAGCCCTCTGGTTTGATCGATATTTGAAGGAAGATAGTGGGTCGGTCAGATTGAAGGGTTCCAAGTAGGTATTCTGGCTTGTGGACGATTGGGGCCCGTATTGAGACTTGTAGTTGAAAGTAGTGAATGCCTTGGGCCGACTGTGAACGAGAAAATGGTGAAGGAAAGGTCCGGACCGCGAAGAAAAGCGCAGAGATTGCGGAACAGTCGCTTGGTAATAAAAGCAGTGACGACGGACAGATCCAAACAATGGTTTCAAGACAAATGAATAAGAGCTTGGGCCCAAAACGCCGACAACCCCGCCCAAGCTCCCGCTGTCGAGGTGGGGAGTAGATGAATTATGATGACGTTGAATCCATGGCTCATCCTTTTATCGATAAGGGTGCAGAAAGAGTGTCTTAGCACCGTGTTCACAAAGTTTGAGAATGGTCAAAGCACACATGGTGCACAAAGCAAAGAAAGAGACTCTATAATAAAGCAGAAATTCAGGGTATCCACGCTAGCACAGAAAAGAACCTGGAAAAGCAACGCCAACCCGGAGCAAATCCAGCGCTCATATCCAGACCATAGGGTTACCCtttcccccaaacccctAAACTCCTGAAGCCCAGAGACAAATGATCCCGACCCAACTAATCCCTTCCCGGGCTCCAACACATGCGTTAACCCCACCTAAAACCTAATGCTTGTCGTATGGCCAAAGACATCCCGGGACTCCTGCTACTCTTCCTGGGAGCCAACCACGGATGGCTCGGCGCATGGGTCAATCCCGTAAGTCGCATTTGTCCCCTTCTTGCGAAAGTAGGGGTCGGTCGCGATCATTTCCTTCACCTTCGCAGCCTGCGAGTGAGAGGCGAAATGAACCTCAAGGGCAGACATATCGCCTGACGACACCATCGCTATCTTGTCGAGTTCATACCGGATGTTCTTCATCTCGAAGCACTCCTTCAAGAACGCAACACTCAAACCACCCGTGAGGCCTGTGATAACGAGAACCCTTGAAAACTCGCTCGGCAATGTGCTCTGTGCAATTCGACATTTCGCTAATCGAATGTTGCCCTGCACCCCGCCAACCATGAGGTGGCCCTCTTGGGCAAGCCTCTGCGCAGCTTCCCGCTCAAAAAAGACAACCAGGGCTCCAGAACTGCAGTTCTTTGAGTAGCGAACACGACCATAGCCTCTAATGCTTCCAAGTAATTTGGAGAGGGTGACATCCTTCGGAAGGTCGAAAATGAAGACAGAGCAGCTGTCATCGGGTGGAACATCCTCAGCCATATCCTCGACAGACCAAGCGCTTTGCTGACTGTTATTCGTTGAACTGCAGGGACTGTCTGTTGGTTCCACTGTTCTTTTTGCGTCTTGGGCACGCTTGAATGCCTCACGAACTTGTTCAGATGAATTAGCATCGAGAGGTTGGACCAAT is a window of Podospora pseudopauciseta strain CBS 411.78 chromosome 1, whole genome shotgun sequence DNA encoding:
- a CDS encoding hypothetical protein (EggNog:ENOG503PHMZ), whose product is MRVSDFYDLNSYRVPLTVGCQISQCPLPLSTDTPKMNPHLYHLSEVSHSMVSSPCVAVWRYEADNWVLRTPSTDLSSFYALHYSTDPSCDSTDPICLPSQYYERNNTRSTGTHGEPSSAATFQPIIVHGHDNESLVRQYHQEPTLHHQHLMPPASHPHLSMGIQPALSPAPRPPGMSANYEGNPACEANWSADIDDHLNTSVTGLPSDIDTKGLLGCIRKMGRIWATVINYPDSTSTRCHTSAAAKITFFDVQSAQRFLASYGDESQAGGWLVKGRMARVRPNRIRVAQKETPRENTRVVVISGPAHFLEYRNLERVFVSHGIEFQMEEVVAHRHKVEGWATVELRFGSYRGQAAQVMMLVKRKLRAFGIGARYGRDPCGE
- a CDS encoding hypothetical protein (EggNog:ENOG503PHMZ); amino-acid sequence: MQTRWLERIARKRDACQAAASINWTDTTSSMGSGHTLWEDLRLVGLRGGELSGFGDLSDYVESPSGALSRSTTLAPSDQQSSTSRFFPRGISSDSGSISRSSTPSIRRQHLSSSQHHAIPSGAQSNTCRQNQITESPRPFNRLVQPLDANSSEQVREAFKRAQDAKRTVEPTDSPCSSTNNSQQSAWSVEDMAEDVPPDDSCSVFIFDLPKDVTLSKLLGSIRGYGRVRYSKNCSSGALVVFFEREAAQRLAQEGHLMVGGVQGNIRLAKCRIAQSTLPSEFSRVLVITGLTGGLSVAFLKECFEMKNIRYELDKIAMVSSGDMSALEVHFASHSQAAKVKEMIATDPYFRKKGTNATYGIDPCAEPSVVGSQEE